From the genome of Novosphingobium sp. PP1Y:
GGCAGCCGAAAAAGGCAAGGCGCCAGCTCCGGGCCTGAACGCGCGCGGAGCCAATACGATCGTCCCAGACCTGGCTGGCACGCTGATAGGGTGTCACAGCCTCAGGGCTCCTGGCGTATCGGATCGAGGGTCGTCGAAACATGCGTCAGTCCTTTTCTAAAATGTCGGGGGCTGCACCGCCGCCATGGCTGTCGCCGGATCTCAGGGTGTGGGCAGCGCTTGCCGCGCCCTGAGACATGGCTTGACGCTGACGCATCGACCTGGCCCAGCGGGGCGGACCTGTAGCGTTGTCCGAAGCTTTGGCTGCGGGCGTGGTCACGCCGTCGCGGCCACTGGCGTAGGCCTCCTTCAGACTCTGCGAAGCGCGGCGCAGCGGCGACGTGGCCGCGTGCCCGGCAGTCCTTGCGACATTGGCGAGACCGCCAGACACAGCGCCGGCCCCGCTGCGGCCGGCGGCCCCACCGGCATAGGCCGCCGAGGTGGCGCCTGCCGCGCGTGCACCGCCCATGGCCGTGCCTGAAGCAGCCCCTGCAGCTGCGCCGGCGGCAAGCCTTGCTCCTGCCGCGCCGCCCACCAAGGCGCCGCCTGCGGCAAGGGCGGTTCCTGCAGCAGCACCCGCCCCCAGTTGCGGTCCACCCGAAACGATGCCGTTGGCAATTCCGGGCGCAAATATCCCGAGGCCAAGCAGGGTCAGCGCGGCAAGGGCTATCGCCATGACCTGCTCGACCGTTGGTTCGGGCCCAAGCCCGGCATTGGTGAACTGGTTGAACAGCGTCGTACCGATCCCGGTTATGACGGCCAGCGTCATCAGCTTGATCCCTGAGGAAATGACATGGCCCAGAACGCGTTCGGCCATGAACGCGGTCCGCCCGAAAAAGGCAAAGGGAACCAGCACGAAGCCGGCAAGCGTAACCAGCTTGAACTCGACGATGGTGATGAACACCTGGATCGCAAGAATGAAGAAGGCGATGACGACGATCACCCAAGCGAGCAGCAGGATCGCGATCTGCACGAAGTTGGTGAACAGGCCGATCGGTCCCAGCAGGTCGGCAGTCGCATCGAGCAGGGGCTGGGCAGCGTCGAGACCGGTGCCGGCAACGGTGCCGGGTTTCATGAAATCAGCTAAGCTCATCCCGCCGCCACTGGCCTTGAGCCCGAGCGCAGCGAAGCTCTTGAACAGGATGTCTGCGAGATGCGAGAAGTTGCCGACGATCCAGGCGAACATGCCGATATAAAGCGTCTTTTTGATAAGGCGCTGCAGCACATCCTCATCACCGCCCCATGCCCAGAACAGGGCTGCGAGAGTCACATCGATCGCAATGAGGGTAGATGACAGGAAGCCGACTTCGCCGCCGAGCAGGCCAAATCCGCTGTCGATGTAGGTGGTGAAGACAGCGAGAAAGCTGTCGATGACGCCTGCATCGTTCATGGCCGCCGGCCTATTCTGTCCTCGCTTCCAAAGAAGCGGTTTCGCCGTTCTTCCCAGGCAGCGGAGCATGCGGCGTCGGGCTGGGTAATCGTTCGAC
Proteins encoded in this window:
- the trbL gene encoding P-type conjugative transfer protein TrbL, with the protein product MNDAGVIDSFLAVFTTYIDSGFGLLGGEVGFLSSTLIAIDVTLAALFWAWGGDEDVLQRLIKKTLYIGMFAWIVGNFSHLADILFKSFAALGLKASGGGMSLADFMKPGTVAGTGLDAAQPLLDATADLLGPIGLFTNFVQIAILLLAWVIVVIAFFILAIQVFITIVEFKLVTLAGFVLVPFAFFGRTAFMAERVLGHVISSGIKLMTLAVITGIGTTLFNQFTNAGLGPEPTVEQVMAIALAALTLLGLGIFAPGIANGIVSGGPQLGAGAAAGTALAAGGALVGGAAGARLAAGAAAGAASGTAMGGARAAGATSAAYAGGAAGRSGAGAVSGGLANVARTAGHAATSPLRRASQSLKEAYASGRDGVTTPAAKASDNATGPPRWARSMRQRQAMSQGAASAAHTLRSGDSHGGGAAPDILEKD